The Lipingzhangella halophila genome segment CCGCTCGACCCTGGAGCGGGCCACCGAACGCCCCGGGGAAAGCGACTTCGCCGCGGCGGCGGTCGGCGACCCGGTTGGTGACGGCGAGGTCGCGCTGCCAGACCCCGACAGCGACGCACTGCGCACCGACCTGCGCGACGTGCTCCGAGCCCGCCGGTCCAGCTTCGGCCTGCAGGCGGCGGAGCCGCCCCTCGCGGCGGCGGACCTCGCCACGATCCTGGCCACCTGCGGTCACGGCCGGCACATTCCCGCGGACTTCCGCGGTGCCGACGGGGAGCCGCCCCTGACCCGCCTGGCGGTATTCGCCAACCACGTCGCAGGGGTTGGCAGCGGAGCCTACCTCTACTCCGCGGGGCGGCACGCGCTGGTTCCGGTCCCGGGAAACCCGGTCAACCCCTTCCTGCAGCAGCACTACGTGCTCGACAACTACAACCTGGAACAGGTCGCCGCCGTTCTCGTCGTGCTGGCGCGAACGCAGGCGGCGGTCGAGACGGTCGGGGCGCGGGCCTACCGGGCCGTAAACGCCGAGGTCGGCGCGGTCGCCCAGTCGGCCTACCTGGTCTCGGCCGCGCTAGGCGTCGGCTGCGGCGTCGCGTTGGGACTGGACAACATCGCCTTCGCCGAGCGGCTGGGGGTCGCCGAGACCCAGGAGCGGCCCTACCTGTTGCTGATGATCGGCCACGAACGGGCCGTTCAGGCCGACGTCACGGACCGTTTCGGATGACGGCCCGCCACCATCGCGAGGAGGAGGACCCCAGTTCGATGGAACCCCGCCGACACACCTGGGCGGCGCGTGACGGCGACCGCGGAACCGAGTCACTACTCGCACCGTTCTTCCTGCTGAGGGTGGGCGGACTTCCCGTGACGGCGGTCGAACGGCTGCGCTCCTCCCGCACACTCGCCTGGGCCCGCGAGGTCCTGCGATCGGAATCGGCGCTGGCCGAGCAGGCCGGCCCTGCCCGCGACGCGCTCGGCGAGGCCGTCGGCGCGACCAACGACCCCGGCCTGCGGCGCGAGTTGTTGGCGCTGCGCCGGGACGTGCACAACGGCCGCATGCCGCGCGACCCGGCGCGCGCCGGTGAACTGGCGGACCTGCTGGGGCGCTCTGATCGGGTGGCGGTCGCGACCTGGCTGTCCCACCGCGACGCCCACGAGGCCGCGCTGTCCCGGGGCGACGACGTGCTGGCCGAGGAGCGAGCGGAGGCGGTCCAGCACCTGCGGCAGCTGGCTGACGACCCGCGGCTGCGCGCGGGTATCCAGCTGGGAGCGCCGCTGCTCGACCGGCAGCTCGACAGCTACGTCGCCGACCCGGGCGGCAGGCGCGCGCACAAGGTCGAGCGTTCACTGCTGTCGTACGCCTTCCGGGCCGCGTGCAAGACCAGCCCGTTCAGCACGTTGACGCCGGTGGCCCTGGGGCGGTTCCGGGACGGGGGTCCGGCACTGGTCGGCAGCGACACGGCGGGGGCGCGCCCGGTCCGGCCGCGCGGACACGCTCGGCTGAACCTGGTCGCGGTCGCGCGTCTCGCGGAGGCCGTCGTGGCCGACCCGACGCTGCGCGCGGACCTGCCCGTCGAGCTGACCGTCGGCTGGCGGGTCGAGCGGGACCGGGTGCGCTACCTGCGTCGCACCCTCGACCGCGGTCACGACGATGCGCTGGTCACCCCGGGGATCCTGCATGAGCGCGAGTACCACCTCAACCGCGGGCCGTTCCTCGACGACCTGCTGGCCGTCGCCGAGAAGGAGGCGCCGATCCCGCTCGGGGAGCTGGCCGTACGCCTCAGTGACGCCGACCCGCGCAACCGCCCGCTGCCCGTGGTCGAGCGCTACCTCGGGCAGATGCTGGACTACGGACTGCTGGTGATCCCGGTGCTGCGGACCGACCCGCACCATCCGGACCCGGTGGAGCGACTGCGCGCCGACATCGCCTCGCTGGGCCACTCGTGGTCCGACTCCCTCGCGCGGCGGCTGGAACGCGTAGGCCGGCACGTCTCCGACTTCCCGAGCGCCGACATCGCGCGGCGGCGCGACACCGAGCGCGCGGTCCGCCAGGAGCTGGACGCGGCCCAGGACGAGCTAGGCCAGACGCCTCCGCGGACACCGGCGACCGCGATCTACGAGGACGCGACCGTGGGCGACCTGGCGGCGTGGGCCGACCGGGAACGCTGGGAGCAGCGGATGCTGCCCGGGCTGCGCGGGCTCTCCGAACTGCTGCCGGTGTTCGACTCCCGGCTGCCTAAACGCCTGGTGGCCCGGGAGTTCTTCCGGCTTCGTCATGGCGCGGGCGGCGCGTGCGCCGACCTGGTGGGTTTCGCCCAGGAGTTCCACGATGACTGCTTCGGCCGGTTTCTCGCCGAGAGCCCGGCGTCGGGACGCTTCGTCGACGGGCCGGACGGCGCGGAGTACCGACCGCAGAGCAACCCGCTTCGGCAGCCGGAGCTGGACGCCCTCGACACCGCCCGAAAGCGGCTCGCCGAGCTCGTCGACGCCCGGTACCGGGACCTACCGGAATCCGCGACGGAGCTGTGCCTTGACGACGACGTCGTGTCGGAGGTGGCCGGCCTCCTGCCGGGCGACCGGGCCGAGCTGTCCCCGCACACCTACTTCGTGCAGGTGGATGCCGAGGCCGAGCGGGCGGCGGTGAGCTGGATCTACACCGGCCTGACCGTCCCCCTGTCGCGGTTCGTGCACGGCCTGGCGGAGGCGGGCGAGGACACGCTGGCCTCGGACATCCGGACGCATCTGGCTGACGCGACACCCGACGGAGCGGTGTTCGCCGAGCTGTCCGGCGGGCACACCATGACCAACCTGGGCCTGCACCCGCCGGTGCTGCCCTACGAGCTGGTGTGCCCCGGCGACGTCAGCCACCGGCCGGCCGAGCGGCGCATCCTCGTGGACGACCTCGTCGTCCACGACGACGAGGACAGCGGGCGGCTGCGCCTGTGGTCGCGGCGCCTCGGCACCTGGGTGGTGCCGGTCTACCTCGGATTCCTCATGCCGACGGCGCTTCCCGAGCTGCACCAGGTGTTGCTGGCGTTCTCGCACGCCAGCATCGCCGGGCTGGACCTGTGGAACGGCGTGTCCGCGCCGCCGCGCGAGGGCGGCGCGCAGCGGCGGCCCCGCATCAGCTACCGCAACCTGGTCCTGCAACGCCGGAAGTGGAAGGTCCACCCCGACGACCTGCCCCGCCCGGGGAAGCGGGGGCGGGTTCCCGACGCGCGCTGGTTCCTGGAATGGACCCGGTGGTCTGACGCGCGCGGCCTGCCCCGGCGGGTGTTCGTCGCGCCCGATACGCGCCCCACGGCCGGCAGGCGCGGCGGGCCGCGGGTCGCGGCGGTGCGCAAGCCGCAGTACGTCGACTTCGACAGCTACCACTCGCTGTGCCAGTTGGAGAACGTGCTCGACACGGTCGGGGACACCGTTGTTCTCACCGAGATGCTGCCCGACACCGAGCAGCTCTGGTTGCGGACCCCGGAGGGCCGGCACGTGACCGAAATGGGCGTGGAGCTGGACATCCGCCCGAGTGCGCCCGGCGCGTCCGGGCGCTCCGCGACCAGGAGAAGGTGAGACCAGTTATGGAGACACCGCTGAACGTCACCGAACAGCCGGCTCCCGGGGTCTCCGGCGACGGTTGGATCGCGGTGCACGTGTACTACGCGGACGACCTGACCGTGCTGCTGTCGCAGTGTGTCGCGCCGTTGGTGCGGCAGCTGTACGAGGAGAAGGTGATCACCGGGTTCTTCTTCGTGCGGCACTGGCTGGAGGGCCGGCACCTGCGACTCCGCATGCGCGTGGTGGATTCCGGCCAGGCCCAGGTCGTGCGGTCGCGAACCGAGGAGGCGCTCGGTGAGTTCCTGCGGCGGCGCCCCGCACTCCGCGACCCGGCCGAGGGCTTCGATTCCGGCCTGGTCAAAAAGTTGTTCCTGCGGGAGTACTCCGAACGGCAATGGGCGGAGCACTATGGCGACGGTGGTATGCCGGTGCGTCCTAACAACAGTTTCGCCTATATGGGATATGACTTCGAGGCGGATCGTTACGGCGGGCCCGGCGGCGTGGAGCTGGTGGAGTGGCACTTCCACCATTCCAGTGCCGCCGTTGTGGACCTGCTTCAACGCGCGAATATGCACGTGCGAACGGTCATGCTCGGTTCCGCGGTGCAGTTCATGGCCGCACTGTGTTCCGCCCTGGTGCCGGAGCCAGTGGAGGCCGCGTCGTTTATGGAACGTTACGGCGCCATGTGGCGGGAGGACGGCGCCACCGAGCCCGACGGGTACGCCGACGCCTACGCCTCCATGCTCCCGTCGTTGCACGGCCGGATCGCCGACATCCACGCGGCGGTGGTGTCCGGCGACCCCGACGGGTTGGGGGGCGCGCTGGGACCGTGGGCGCGCCACGCCGTGGAGCTTCGCGCGGCGATCGGCGACGCCGCCGAACGCGGCGACCTGGTTTTCGACAATGAGGGTGCGGTGACGTCCCAGCGGGCGACTTTGTTGTTGCTCGGCAGTTTCCTGCACATGACGAACAACAGGATCGGTGCGAGCGGCGAGGACGAAGCGTACCTTTCGTATCTGCTGCGGCGTACGTTCGCGGAATCCCTCGCCGGAACGGGATAGCCGGAACGAGCAAATTGCCACAGGGAATCCCTTGCCGTTGCGGGGACCCTGCTAATAGTCTTCCCATTGCAAATGTTCGTCTCCGATTAATTGCGGAGGATTAGCGTGCTTTCTCAGGAGCTCAACGACTTCCAGGCCGACAACTTCGAGGTCGTCGACATCGACGACACCGCGACCGAGGTCACGAGTACCACCGTGTCCACGCCGGGCGGTATAACCTGCGGCAACGAGGCCGTCTACTCCGCCTCCTGACCGTAGGTCCCACGGCCGGGCCACCGCGGCCGCCAACCGCCAGTGACCTGGCCCCACAGATGTGAGGGCCTTACCTTCTCTCACGTCTCCCAGCCGGGAACCGCGCCGCGGTGCCAGTTCCGATCAGGCGTGTGTCTTCGAAAGGGCGGGCGCCGGTGCCGACCGCGGCGCGAGTTCGAACATCTCCGCGAGAAGTTCGTGCGACCTGCGTCGATCCCCCGGGTCAGCGATGAGGTTGTACACCATGAGTTCGTCGGCGCGGCTCTCGCTGACCATCTGGTCCAAGGTGGCGCGGACCTCGGTGGGGTTGCCGGCGACGAACATCGGCCATTCCCCGTCGA includes the following:
- a CDS encoding lantibiotic dehydratase; the encoded protein is MEPRRHTWAARDGDRGTESLLAPFFLLRVGGLPVTAVERLRSSRTLAWAREVLRSESALAEQAGPARDALGEAVGATNDPGLRRELLALRRDVHNGRMPRDPARAGELADLLGRSDRVAVATWLSHRDAHEAALSRGDDVLAEERAEAVQHLRQLADDPRLRAGIQLGAPLLDRQLDSYVADPGGRRAHKVERSLLSYAFRAACKTSPFSTLTPVALGRFRDGGPALVGSDTAGARPVRPRGHARLNLVAVARLAEAVVADPTLRADLPVELTVGWRVERDRVRYLRRTLDRGHDDALVTPGILHEREYHLNRGPFLDDLLAVAEKEAPIPLGELAVRLSDADPRNRPLPVVERYLGQMLDYGLLVIPVLRTDPHHPDPVERLRADIASLGHSWSDSLARRLERVGRHVSDFPSADIARRRDTERAVRQELDAAQDELGQTPPRTPATAIYEDATVGDLAAWADRERWEQRMLPGLRGLSELLPVFDSRLPKRLVAREFFRLRHGAGGACADLVGFAQEFHDDCFGRFLAESPASGRFVDGPDGAEYRPQSNPLRQPELDALDTARKRLAELVDARYRDLPESATELCLDDDVVSEVAGLLPGDRAELSPHTYFVQVDAEAERAAVSWIYTGLTVPLSRFVHGLAEAGEDTLASDIRTHLADATPDGAVFAELSGGHTMTNLGLHPPVLPYELVCPGDVSHRPAERRILVDDLVVHDDEDSGRLRLWSRRLGTWVVPVYLGFLMPTALPELHQVLLAFSHASIAGLDLWNGVSAPPREGGAQRRPRISYRNLVLQRRKWKVHPDDLPRPGKRGRVPDARWFLEWTRWSDARGLPRRVFVAPDTRPTAGRRGGPRVAAVRKPQYVDFDSYHSLCQLENVLDTVGDTVVLTEMLPDTEQLWLRTPEGRHVTEMGVELDIRPSAPGASGRSATRRR
- a CDS encoding lantibiotic dehydratase C-terminal domain-containing protein, giving the protein METPLNVTEQPAPGVSGDGWIAVHVYYADDLTVLLSQCVAPLVRQLYEEKVITGFFFVRHWLEGRHLRLRMRVVDSGQAQVVRSRTEEALGEFLRRRPALRDPAEGFDSGLVKKLFLREYSERQWAEHYGDGGMPVRPNNSFAYMGYDFEADRYGGPGGVELVEWHFHHSSAAVVDLLQRANMHVRTVMLGSAVQFMAALCSALVPEPVEAASFMERYGAMWREDGATEPDGYADAYASMLPSLHGRIADIHAAVVSGDPDGLGGALGPWARHAVELRAAIGDAAERGDLVFDNEGAVTSQRATLLLLGSFLHMTNNRIGASGEDEAYLSYLLRRTFAESLAGTG